The Candidatus Acidiferrales bacterium genome window below encodes:
- a CDS encoding OmpH family outer membrane protein, with amino-acid sequence MKIRKASLTAIAALLILPAAWAQAGSGASAAAPGKIAIISLQQAIMSTAEGKQATQQLRAEFSPRQTALANLSKQIQDLQQHLQAGATTLSEDEKGKLNRQISDLQRRGQRDQQALSDDSNEAEQDAVNTIGQKMMTVVETYAKQNGFGVVIDDSMQNSPVIYRADQVDITEQIVKLYDQTYPVKPAAAAAHPAPSKPSH; translated from the coding sequence ATGAAGATTAGAAAAGCTAGTTTAACAGCAATCGCCGCTCTCCTGATTCTCCCCGCTGCATGGGCGCAGGCCGGTTCCGGCGCGTCCGCTGCAGCGCCGGGAAAGATTGCCATTATCAGCTTGCAGCAGGCGATCATGAGCACTGCGGAAGGGAAGCAGGCAACTCAGCAGCTTCGCGCTGAGTTCTCCCCGCGGCAAACGGCCTTGGCGAATTTGAGCAAGCAAATCCAGGATCTTCAGCAACATCTGCAGGCCGGCGCTACGACTCTCAGTGAAGATGAGAAGGGTAAGCTAAACCGGCAAATCAGTGACCTGCAGCGTCGCGGCCAGCGCGATCAGCAGGCGCTCAGCGACGACAGCAACGAAGCCGAGCAGGATGCCGTCAACACCATTGGCCAGAAGATGATGACTGTCGTCGAGACCTACGCCAAGCAAAATGGTTTCGGCGTCGTCATTGATGATTCCATGCAAAATAGCCCTGTCATCTATCGTGCCGACCAGGTAGACATCACCGAGCAGATCGTTAAACTCTATGACCAGACGTACCCGGTGAAGCCTGCTGCGGCCGCCGCCCATCCGGCACCTTCCAAGCCGTCTCATTAG
- the nusA gene encoding transcription termination factor NusA, with product MASLLYQTIEQISRDKHIEPEVIVAAIEEAIVVAARKFYKTDEDLRANFNSDTGNVELYAVRKVVEEVTDPVREISVTDAHKLQPGIEAGGEILQARATDVLGRIQAQTAKQVILQKVREAERDTIYNEFHTRVGELVNCIVKRLDGPDVIVDLGRTEARLPKREQSRLETYNVGDRLRVAIRAVERAAKGPQVIVSRADPVLVQRLFEMEVPEIYDGTVQIRAVAREAGERTKIAVESRDKDVDPVGACVGMKGMRVQSIIRELRGEKIDIIPYNEDILTFAQKALSPAKVTRVQAADLEEKRLEVIVEDTQLSLAIGKKGQNVRLASKLIGWNIDIKSEEEKRREIEAQMAEMTVASTPLVELAGIGPKTIEKLEAHGVTSIEKLADMTPEQLLEIPGIGEKMVEKIRVSVEQYFQALESQQPAGEGAAVEASGEFAETSPGAETPMEGEGAVENIAEAEADAQLSAEISSESQHFEEPLVEASADASGSATDSPVNANEPLKEEKGETAGTPGPASREDNS from the coding sequence ATGGCAAGTTTGCTCTACCAGACAATCGAGCAAATCAGCCGGGACAAGCATATCGAGCCCGAGGTTATTGTCGCGGCCATCGAAGAAGCTATTGTTGTCGCTGCGCGCAAATTTTATAAGACCGACGAGGATCTAAGAGCAAACTTCAATTCCGACACCGGCAACGTCGAGCTCTATGCTGTCCGCAAGGTTGTGGAAGAGGTCACAGATCCGGTCCGCGAGATCAGCGTCACAGATGCTCACAAGCTGCAGCCCGGCATTGAGGCGGGAGGCGAGATCCTTCAGGCCCGTGCGACCGATGTTCTTGGCCGCATTCAAGCGCAAACGGCCAAGCAGGTCATCTTGCAGAAAGTACGCGAGGCGGAACGCGATACGATTTACAACGAATTCCACACGCGTGTCGGCGAGTTGGTGAACTGCATCGTCAAACGACTCGATGGTCCTGACGTCATCGTTGATTTGGGCCGCACGGAAGCGCGTCTCCCAAAGCGCGAGCAGTCCCGGCTGGAAACTTATAACGTTGGCGATCGCCTGCGCGTTGCTATCCGCGCTGTCGAACGCGCGGCCAAGGGTCCTCAGGTGATCGTTTCGCGTGCTGACCCTGTATTGGTGCAACGGCTGTTCGAAATGGAAGTCCCTGAGATTTACGACGGTACCGTGCAGATTCGCGCCGTGGCTCGTGAGGCTGGCGAGCGCACAAAGATTGCTGTCGAGAGCCGCGACAAGGATGTCGATCCGGTTGGCGCTTGCGTGGGCATGAAAGGCATGCGTGTACAGTCGATCATTCGCGAGCTGCGTGGCGAGAAGATCGACATTATTCCTTACAACGAAGACATTCTGACGTTCGCGCAGAAGGCGCTCAGTCCCGCGAAGGTGACTCGTGTTCAGGCCGCGGATCTTGAAGAGAAGCGGCTCGAAGTCATCGTCGAAGATACACAACTCTCCCTGGCGATTGGCAAAAAGGGCCAGAATGTTCGCCTTGCCAGCAAGCTGATTGGCTGGAATATCGATATCAAGAGCGAAGAAGAGAAGCGCCGTGAAATCGAAGCTCAGATGGCCGAAATGACGGTCGCTTCCACGCCTCTCGTGGAACTCGCGGGTATCGGACCGAAGACCATCGAAAAGCTCGAAGCGCACGGCGTCACTTCCATCGAGAAACTTGCGGATATGACTCCAGAGCAGTTACTGGAGATTCCCGGCATCGGCGAAAAGATGGTCGAGAAGATTCGCGTCTCGGTCGAACAATATTTCCAGGCTCTCGAATCGCAGCAACCCGCGGGGGAGGGTGCGGCCGTTGAGGCCAGTGGCGAATTCGCGGAAACTTCGCCTGGCGCCGAAACTCCGATGGAGGGTGAAGGCGCTGTCGAAAACATAGCGGAAGCGGAAGCAGATGCACAGCTCAGCGCAGAAATATCTTCAGAGTCACAGCACTTTGAAGAGCCTCTCGTGGAGGCATCTGCAGATGCCTCGGGGTCGGCCACGGATTCACCCGTCAATGCAAATGAGCCCTTAAAAGAAGAAAAAGGTGAAACGGCAGGGACTCCCGGACCTGCTTCGCGGGAGGACAACTCCTAA
- the rimP gene encoding ribosome maturation factor RimP produces the protein MGFQVSIDIDRIREAAERVARSVGVEIVDIEWKVGKQRLLRVYIDRPPSPEQRIGSGVSHKDCEALSEQLSVILDVEELVPGPSYVLEVSSPGLDRKLVKLGDYERFTGRLARIWLNDPVENSKYFEGRLAGCTDGMVQLLLRDHTVALPFANIRNAHLVVEF, from the coding sequence GTGGGTTTTCAGGTGTCGATAGACATCGACAGGATTCGCGAAGCTGCCGAGCGCGTTGCGCGCTCCGTGGGCGTTGAAATTGTTGACATTGAATGGAAAGTCGGAAAGCAGCGTCTGCTAAGGGTTTATATCGACAGGCCGCCCTCGCCGGAGCAGCGAATCGGATCAGGCGTCAGCCACAAGGATTGCGAAGCGCTCAGTGAGCAGTTAAGCGTCATCCTCGATGTCGAGGAATTGGTGCCCGGCCCCAGCTACGTGCTGGAGGTCAGTTCGCCGGGCTTGGATCGCAAGTTGGTGAAGCTTGGTGATTACGAGCGTTTCACCGGTCGTTTGGCCCGCATTTGGTTGAACGACCCGGTCGAGAATTCGAAGTACTTTGAAGGCCGATTGGCGGGTTGCACCGATGGCATGGTTCAGTTATTGCTTCGCGATCATACTGTCGCGCTGCCCTTTGCGAACATTCGCAACGCGCATTTAGTTGTCGAATTTTAG
- a CDS encoding YncE family protein, with the protein MRLSKLGTILIVAAAMAGCGTNQTITVSITPTAATVILAGSQSFSASVAGNANTLVTWYVCNVAPASEATGASTAPNITMPSGCGNAGGSAALGTILTNGLYTAPAKLPNASSVSIVAVSQADTEVFAIVNITLDSGIRVTVTPATATIGTSEQFQIDATVTGSSNTSVTWSVNGIASGNSQIGTVTPTQCSAPMPIVPNQPQLPPGTSVACFTAPSSGQTSNVAATSAADTTQAARAAITVVTANDPTFTTTTAPLEPSVADEGSVQEDIYLLGSDFFSTSQVLVNGTSVPTTFVSGVALRATIPSGFFTTPAALPITVERQNGDTAPPVFLNVQPVRPAAIASSPIGFSASTNSGTLAINGGYFSPSVTASIPGVQSVPVTLTNPRQLGVSLSGVPFSTPGLLPLLLQSSDAQQQGLPSIVSTNFAITPSAADIPSSVGAPIAAGPSPVAVAIDSALGVAVVVSQGTSGNPGSVSLLNLDASPPSVVGTLNVGNTPTGVAVDDILHLAVVVNSADSTLSIVNLVNQTVSTFALPGNPTGSTPVPLPFSVGVNPITHRAFIAYSDTNIGTVVDLSGGAASLVCVVGGSNPNTPNNCATAPGANTPPVSTGPSPQVAIEPQLNWAVVTPGGIGSIAIVDLGTSATATQVARLPIPVASLTLSTSDQGIAINTVTDQVIFTDPNLPNLSLFSLVDQTTSSASASQGNTAVAVNSLTNMAVILNPSAGTALPYDMTLDQPIGNAVSLGNTPTAIAIDQGKNIAVIAGVSGVTIFPLGPIYSPQITQVSPNYTYTAPSSGSLTVTLNGYGFNSGAQVRLDGVPVPTTISANGRQAVATIPGSMLGSPRRFAMDVMNSGGTTSNEENFTAIGAIAVGLNPIGVAVDSDLNEAIVSSQGQLTQAGTCLGPGMVSVVNLNTLAVTETFTVGNCPEGVAVLPRLGLGIVANYGVDNATVFDYVNDDVVATVPTGSEPAGVGIQQDTATALVTNTNSNSVTLFKVSANSSAVNQGIGNVQVDQRPFGVALDPIDNIAAVTTTSGPNQGSSLPSTLDLIGLFGTNAGSIIGRVSNFQNPMSVTYDPVTDTFLLADSLDNNIDVVDPRSFVSTPMRAGINPTAIAYNYQTGSGVTVNSASNTISVFNFLATNPNSVLTILAGNVQAVLPIEGSAEFGVDINPLTNMAAIVDQANGRLLLVPLPR; encoded by the coding sequence ATGAGATTGAGTAAGCTGGGAACAATCTTGATTGTGGCCGCGGCGATGGCTGGCTGTGGCACAAACCAGACGATTACCGTCTCGATCACGCCTACCGCCGCAACCGTAATCTTGGCGGGCTCTCAATCCTTCAGCGCAAGCGTGGCGGGGAATGCGAATACTCTTGTAACGTGGTATGTCTGCAATGTCGCACCCGCGAGTGAGGCCACAGGAGCTTCTACCGCCCCCAATATTACGATGCCGAGCGGCTGCGGTAATGCTGGTGGAAGTGCTGCGTTGGGCACGATTCTCACCAACGGTCTGTATACCGCGCCGGCCAAACTTCCCAACGCTTCGAGTGTCAGTATTGTCGCCGTCTCGCAAGCCGATACCGAAGTATTTGCCATTGTAAACATCACATTGGATTCTGGAATCCGAGTGACTGTCACGCCAGCGACCGCTACGATCGGGACCAGCGAACAGTTTCAAATTGACGCTACGGTGACAGGGTCGTCTAACACCAGTGTCACTTGGTCGGTCAATGGGATCGCCAGCGGCAACTCTCAAATTGGAACCGTCACACCAACACAATGTTCCGCCCCGATGCCGATTGTTCCAAATCAACCTCAGTTGCCACCCGGAACTAGCGTCGCGTGCTTCACAGCTCCTAGTTCAGGTCAGACGTCTAACGTGGCAGCTACTTCCGCAGCTGACACGACCCAAGCCGCCAGGGCAGCAATCACTGTTGTCACAGCCAACGACCCGACTTTTACCACGACTACAGCTCCCTTGGAGCCAAGCGTTGCCGATGAAGGGTCAGTCCAAGAAGACATATATCTCCTTGGCAGCGACTTCTTCTCAACAAGCCAGGTCTTGGTAAATGGCACATCCGTGCCCACCACGTTTGTGAGCGGCGTGGCGCTTCGCGCTACGATTCCATCCGGCTTTTTCACGACTCCTGCGGCGCTGCCGATCACCGTCGAACGTCAAAATGGGGATACCGCACCGCCGGTTTTTCTGAATGTACAGCCTGTGCGTCCGGCTGCGATTGCCTCCAGCCCTATTGGTTTTTCGGCCAGCACCAATTCAGGCACACTCGCGATTAATGGCGGATATTTTTCGCCTTCGGTTACAGCATCTATTCCGGGCGTCCAGTCTGTTCCGGTGACGCTTACCAATCCGCGTCAGTTGGGTGTTTCACTTTCCGGTGTTCCGTTCTCGACGCCTGGCCTGCTCCCCTTGTTGCTTCAAAGCAGCGACGCTCAACAGCAAGGTCTGCCTTCAATTGTTTCCACAAACTTCGCTATTACTCCATCGGCGGCGGATATCCCGTCAAGCGTGGGGGCGCCGATTGCGGCGGGGCCGTCTCCTGTTGCAGTCGCGATCGATTCGGCGCTCGGGGTGGCGGTGGTCGTAAGTCAAGGGACGAGCGGCAATCCGGGAAGCGTTTCGCTCCTGAATCTGGATGCGAGTCCCCCCTCTGTCGTAGGCACGCTGAATGTGGGGAATACCCCCACGGGCGTCGCTGTCGACGACATTCTGCATTTGGCCGTCGTGGTCAACAGTGCCGATAGCACGCTTTCCATCGTGAATCTGGTCAATCAGACGGTCTCAACTTTTGCATTGCCTGGTAACCCAACCGGGTCAACCCCGGTTCCTTTGCCCTTTTCTGTCGGCGTCAATCCAATCACTCATCGCGCATTCATCGCCTACTCTGACACGAACATCGGCACTGTCGTTGATCTCTCTGGCGGAGCAGCATCACTGGTTTGCGTGGTTGGCGGTTCCAATCCCAACACGCCGAACAATTGCGCGACCGCCCCCGGGGCAAATACACCTCCTGTTAGCACTGGCCCGAGTCCGCAGGTTGCGATAGAGCCGCAATTGAATTGGGCAGTTGTAACGCCTGGGGGGATCGGTTCAATTGCTATAGTTGATTTGGGTACATCCGCGACAGCTACGCAAGTTGCGCGTTTGCCGATTCCCGTTGCATCTCTCACTTTGTCAACAAGCGACCAAGGCATTGCCATAAACACAGTAACGGATCAGGTGATTTTCACAGATCCGAACCTTCCGAACTTGAGCCTTTTCAGTCTCGTTGATCAAACGACCAGTTCGGCCTCCGCTTCTCAGGGCAATACAGCAGTGGCAGTTAATTCTCTGACGAACATGGCAGTTATCCTCAATCCTAGCGCCGGTACTGCGCTCCCCTATGACATGACCCTGGATCAGCCGATAGGCAATGCCGTAAGTCTAGGAAACACCCCTACGGCTATAGCCATCGATCAAGGCAAGAATATTGCCGTCATCGCTGGTGTAAGTGGCGTTACGATTTTTCCTCTTGGCCCGATTTACTCTCCACAGATCACTCAGGTTAGTCCGAACTATACCTACACAGCGCCTTCCTCGGGATCCCTGACGGTTACACTCAATGGCTATGGATTCAACTCCGGTGCGCAGGTACGCCTGGATGGAGTGCCCGTCCCCACAACGATTTCTGCGAACGGGCGCCAGGCAGTCGCTACGATTCCAGGGAGCATGTTGGGATCGCCTCGGCGGTTTGCAATGGACGTGATGAATTCTGGAGGGACGACTTCAAACGAAGAGAATTTCACGGCGATCGGAGCAATCGCCGTCGGACTGAATCCGATAGGGGTGGCCGTTGACTCCGACCTCAACGAAGCCATTGTCAGCAGCCAGGGCCAGTTGACGCAGGCCGGAACATGCCTAGGTCCAGGCATGGTTTCTGTAGTAAATCTCAATACGCTGGCCGTTACGGAGACTTTTACCGTAGGCAATTGTCCTGAAGGTGTTGCCGTCCTACCGCGCCTCGGGCTGGGCATCGTAGCCAACTATGGCGTCGACAACGCGACGGTTTTTGACTACGTCAACGATGACGTAGTAGCTACCGTCCCCACGGGAAGCGAGCCCGCCGGTGTGGGAATTCAACAGGACACCGCCACAGCATTAGTTACGAACACGAATTCAAACAGCGTCACCTTGTTCAAGGTCAGTGCGAATTCCTCCGCCGTCAACCAAGGTATCGGCAACGTGCAGGTAGATCAGCGTCCTTTTGGGGTGGCTCTAGACCCAATCGATAACATCGCGGCGGTCACGACCACGAGCGGGCCGAATCAGGGAAGCAGTCTGCCCAGCACTTTGGATCTGATCGGTTTATTCGGTACGAACGCCGGCTCCATAATTGGGCGAGTAAGCAATTTTCAGAATCCGATGAGCGTCACGTACGACCCAGTCACCGACACATTCCTCCTTGCCGACAGTCTGGACAACAATATAGACGTCGTGGATCCTAGGTCATTTGTCTCCACGCCGATGCGTGCGGGTATCAATCCGACGGCGATCGCTTACAATTACCAGACCGGCAGTGGAGTCACGGTGAACAGTGCCAGTAACACAATCTCTGTGTTCAATTTCCTGGCTACAAATCCGAATTCTGTATTGACCATCCTTGCTGGGAATGTGCAGGCGGTGCTCCCGATTGAAGGTTCAGCGGAATTTGGGGTAGACATCAATCCGTTGACCAATATGGCAGCCATTGTTGATCAGGCCAATGGAAGGTTACTGCTTGTTCCGCTTCCGCGCTAG